In Hyphomicrobiales bacterium 4NK60-0047b, a single genomic region encodes these proteins:
- a CDS encoding branched-chain amino acid ABC transporter permease, whose amino-acid sequence MMKSFDRTEITLLLCIPVLIGLGFILPQWIVNYIQVSLGTGLVAISVMTQMRSGLVSFGQGLFFCIGGYTAGMAGKFLGVSDLFLLLFLGALAGLAISFLLGFLLRRYREIFYAMLTLAVSMILFGLLSSTEELGSTDGFNLASPTYLGWSPEGEMARYALYIATCIPALLCALLLHRYLRSPMGFVGEAIRENELRVEYLGTSAHKSVHITYVLAATVSAIGGVLWALALGHVDPEMTNWTTSGQFVFISILSGTGNIISPLFGTFILEIIRVYAVEISPNTWQLMIGSIMLLTIIFLPKGLWSLIQPSSSVVRTTLKKSTKDSKETRS is encoded by the coding sequence ATGATGAAGTCTTTTGATCGAACTGAAATTACTCTTCTTTTATGCATCCCTGTGCTCATTGGCCTTGGCTTTATTCTGCCTCAATGGATTGTGAACTATATTCAAGTTTCTCTCGGAACTGGATTGGTTGCTATATCAGTCATGACGCAGATGCGATCTGGCTTAGTTTCTTTTGGCCAGGGATTGTTCTTTTGCATTGGTGGGTACACTGCTGGCATGGCTGGTAAATTCTTAGGTGTTTCGGACTTATTCTTATTGCTCTTTTTAGGGGCACTTGCTGGTCTTGCCATTTCATTTCTTTTGGGCTTTCTTTTGCGCCGTTACAGAGAAATATTTTACGCCATGCTCACGTTGGCTGTTTCTATGATCCTGTTTGGATTGCTATCAAGCACAGAAGAGCTTGGTAGCACAGATGGGTTTAACCTTGCTTCACCGACATATCTTGGGTGGTCGCCCGAAGGAGAAATGGCTCGCTATGCTTTATACATCGCCACCTGTATTCCAGCACTTTTATGTGCGCTTCTTTTACACCGTTACTTAAGAAGCCCGATGGGATTTGTTGGTGAGGCCATTCGTGAGAATGAATTGCGTGTGGAATATCTTGGAACATCAGCTCACAAATCCGTTCATATTACTTATGTGCTTGCTGCAACTGTCTCAGCTATTGGCGGGGTGCTGTGGGCGTTAGCTCTTGGGCATGTGGACCCGGAGATGACCAATTGGACAACGTCTGGCCAGTTTGTTTTCATCTCCATTCTTAGTGGTACAGGCAACATAATCTCTCCGCTTTTTGGCACGTTTATTCTTGAGATTATTCGTGTTTATGCCGTTGAGATTTCACCCAACACCTGGCAACTGATGATTGGTAGCATCATGTTATTGACCATCATTTTTCTTCCCAAAGGGCTGTGGTCATTGATCCAACCTTCTTCATCTGTTGTCAGGACTACTCTTAAGAAATCCACGAAAGACAGTAAGGAGACACGCTCATGA
- a CDS encoding branched-chain amino acid ABC transporter permease yields MLTAVAISLDGLGFAAWLFLASVGLTLIYGVMRILNIAHGGFYALGAYSAAWAIGLYTQTGQTIALTYLIIPVAALVVGVVAGLTIERGVMRYMYGRDEVLMVLVTYAIFLILEDVTKLIWGTDSYIAYQPAYWLGTIEIFGIPYTIYKFLTIGIALAVGLVLWWGLTRTRTGKLLLVVINDREISSALGINVTLFFTATFVIGATLGALGGALTAPEISVVPGIGAEIIVMAFAVIVIGGMGSIGGAMIGALIVGFARALSVHLYPPAELFSIYIVMALVLAIKPYGLFALSEGRKI; encoded by the coding sequence ATGCTAACGGCTGTTGCCATTTCATTGGATGGCCTGGGCTTTGCTGCGTGGCTGTTTCTTGCCTCTGTTGGATTAACTTTGATTTACGGAGTTATGCGCATCTTGAATATTGCTCATGGTGGGTTTTATGCGCTTGGCGCTTACTCTGCTGCATGGGCCATCGGGCTTTATACACAAACGGGGCAAACTATTGCCCTCACCTATCTGATCATTCCTGTGGCTGCGCTTGTTGTGGGTGTGGTGGCCGGCCTCACAATTGAGCGCGGTGTGATGCGCTACATGTATGGGCGCGACGAAGTTTTGATGGTTCTTGTGACCTATGCCATTTTTCTTATTCTTGAAGATGTCACTAAACTAATTTGGGGCACAGATTCTTATATTGCGTATCAACCAGCTTACTGGCTTGGTACCATTGAAATTTTTGGCATTCCATACACGATATATAAATTTTTAACCATCGGCATTGCACTGGCCGTCGGTTTAGTTTTGTGGTGGGGACTTACACGCACGCGCACTGGAAAATTATTGCTCGTGGTGATCAATGACAGGGAAATTAGTTCTGCTCTTGGTATTAATGTGACCCTGTTTTTTACAGCAACTTTTGTGATTGGAGCTACGCTTGGTGCATTAGGTGGGGCGCTCACTGCGCCTGAGATATCTGTTGTTCCTGGTATTGGTGCTGAGATTATTGTTATGGCGTTTGCCGTTATTGTCATTGGCGGCATGGGCAGCATTGGCGGCGCTATGATTGGGGCTTTAATTGTTGGATTTGCCCGCGCTCTTTCCGTTCATCTCTACCCTCCAGCTGAACTCTTTTCTATCTACATTGTGATGGCTCTTGTACTGGCCATCAAACCATATGGTTTGTTTGCTCTTTCTGAGGGGAGAAAAATATGA
- a CDS encoding substrate-binding domain-containing protein, with amino-acid sequence MKHFLRTGFSFKSTSKKSLFFSLAALSSLGLSSGVTTAVADGHKNLKIGFVTFLSGGAAGPFGVPARNAAELMIEAINKGTVPAPYNSKGLAGASISPIFVDEASKQKVADYKKLVQKDKVDIVVGYISSGSCKAIAPVAEEAKKFTILFDCGTPQIFEKIVTSPKYVFRTGAHATMDNVAAARYLMARNIDASSIAGINQNYAWGQDSWKDFSHSMKALKPGLKVSTEQFPKIYAGQYGSEISVLLTKKPNVIHSSFWGGDMEAFVLQGSARGVFKRSKVILTTGETATNRLGAQMPDGTIIGARGPHGALAPEGPLNDWFKKAYFDRFGSLPTYPSYKMAQALLGLKTAADKAGKTDQDAIMAALRGSEFDTPSGKVTMALSNGHQAIQDTAYGMYKFDKSTGKSSLVDIQRFKAKCVNPPKGVSSTDWIASNFKGADCK; translated from the coding sequence ATGAAACATTTTTTACGAACTGGTTTTTCGTTTAAATCTACTTCAAAAAAATCTCTTTTTTTCTCACTTGCAGCACTCTCTTCACTGGGATTGTCTAGCGGTGTAACGACAGCTGTTGCTGATGGTCATAAAAACTTGAAAATTGGTTTTGTTACCTTTTTATCTGGTGGTGCTGCTGGTCCTTTTGGGGTGCCTGCTCGTAATGCTGCTGAATTAATGATCGAAGCGATTAATAAAGGAACGGTTCCAGCCCCTTATAACAGCAAAGGTTTGGCGGGTGCTTCTATCTCACCTATTTTTGTTGATGAGGCCAGCAAGCAGAAGGTTGCTGACTATAAGAAGCTTGTTCAAAAAGATAAAGTCGACATTGTTGTTGGTTATATTTCTTCTGGCAGTTGCAAAGCTATTGCCCCTGTTGCTGAAGAAGCTAAAAAATTCACCATTCTTTTTGACTGTGGCACGCCGCAAATTTTTGAAAAAATTGTAACTAGCCCGAAATATGTCTTTAGAACTGGCGCACATGCAACGATGGATAATGTTGCAGCAGCCCGGTATCTCATGGCCCGCAACATTGATGCTTCATCAATTGCTGGGATCAATCAAAACTATGCGTGGGGTCAAGATTCGTGGAAAGACTTTTCACATAGCATGAAAGCTCTGAAGCCTGGCTTGAAAGTTTCGACGGAACAATTTCCTAAAATTTATGCTGGTCAATATGGTTCTGAAATCTCAGTTCTCTTGACTAAGAAACCAAATGTTATCCACTCAAGTTTTTGGGGTGGTGACATGGAAGCCTTTGTTTTGCAAGGTAGCGCCCGCGGTGTTTTCAAACGCAGCAAGGTGATCTTAACTACCGGTGAGACTGCTACAAATCGTCTTGGTGCTCAAATGCCTGATGGTACGATTATTGGCGCGCGTGGTCCACACGGTGCTCTTGCCCCTGAAGGCCCGCTAAATGACTGGTTTAAAAAAGCATATTTTGATCGGTTTGGTTCACTACCAACTTACCCGTCTTATAAAATGGCGCAAGCGCTTCTTGGTTTAAAAACAGCCGCTGACAAAGCTGGCAAGACTGACCAGGATGCCATTATGGCAGCTCTTAGAGGCTCTGAATTTGACACGCCAAGTGGCAAAGTGACTATGGCCCTTTCAAATGGTCACCAAGCCATCCAAGACACGGCTTATGGCATGTACAAGTTTGATAAATCAACTGGCAAATCTAGCCTTGTCGATATTCAAAGGTTCAAAGCCAAATGTGTTAATCCGCCAAAAGGTGTTTCAAGCACTGACTGGATTGCTTCCAATTTTAAAGGAGCTGATTGCAAGTAA
- a CDS encoding ABC transporter substrate-binding protein, with translation MRTHKTLSLFFFALLHLSITAPMGTVWAQANDEIVRANVGCLYPLTGPAGLYGRDSVVAIKMAQDFIKKSQRYKSLDLRVKIGDTRSKSLRAVQLARSFIDKGQVDFLCGVVSSRIALAVNEATRKRNVFFIGTDHASPVIVSEALQPYYFRMSNGTRQSMLAGAKYIKTNYSKAKRLKIAFIGPDYDYGYSAWRDLRSFLKKQKVDFEISGEFWPKLFEQNYAIYIKKLIDLKADIVINGHWGHDLVSFIKQARNSSLFKQSVFMNFDAGGNFEVLSELGADMPLGLVLSARHHVNWPETQENKSFVETFFSRTGRYPSYAAEGAYSGIMAIAEAVRQAGSVLDKEKLRDVFENLKLKLPEDPHGFMSYMDPRSHQILQVQAIGKTVANDHFNPAKVLLSDWSVYYPPSIWPLLEEKK, from the coding sequence ATGAGAACGCACAAAACACTTTCCCTCTTCTTTTTCGCCCTTTTACACCTTTCTATCACTGCGCCAATGGGAACTGTATGGGCGCAGGCCAATGACGAAATTGTTCGGGCTAATGTTGGGTGCCTTTATCCTTTAACCGGGCCAGCCGGGCTATATGGCCGTGATAGTGTTGTTGCCATTAAGATGGCGCAAGATTTTATTAAAAAATCACAACGCTATAAGTCTCTGGACCTTCGTGTTAAAATTGGAGATACGCGCTCGAAGTCTCTTCGCGCAGTTCAACTTGCTCGCTCTTTCATTGACAAAGGACAGGTTGATTTTTTATGCGGGGTTGTGAGCTCGCGCATTGCTCTTGCGGTTAATGAAGCAACGCGCAAGCGCAATGTTTTCTTTATTGGTACTGACCATGCTTCACCGGTTATTGTGAGTGAAGCTTTGCAACCTTACTACTTCAGAATGAGTAATGGAACTCGTCAATCTATGTTGGCTGGAGCCAAATATATCAAGACCAATTATTCAAAGGCAAAACGTTTGAAAATTGCTTTTATTGGCCCTGATTATGATTATGGCTATTCAGCCTGGCGTGACCTACGTTCTTTTTTAAAAAAACAAAAAGTCGACTTTGAAATTAGTGGTGAATTCTGGCCTAAATTATTTGAACAGAACTATGCCATTTATATTAAGAAACTCATCGACCTAAAAGCTGATATTGTTATTAATGGTCATTGGGGGCATGACCTTGTTAGCTTTATCAAGCAGGCAAGAAATAGTTCATTATTCAAACAAAGTGTTTTTATGAACTTTGATGCAGGTGGTAATTTTGAGGTTCTCTCCGAACTAGGTGCTGATATGCCCCTTGGCCTAGTGCTGTCAGCTCGGCATCATGTGAACTGGCCCGAAACACAAGAAAATAAGAGCTTTGTTGAAACTTTTTTCTCTCGAACAGGACGCTATCCTAGCTATGCTGCTGAAGGTGCCTATTCTGGAATAATGGCTATTGCTGAGGCTGTGAGACAAGCTGGTTCGGTTTTAGATAAAGAAAAACTCAGAGATGTTTTTGAAAATTTAAAACTGAAACTACCTGAAGACCCTCATGGGTTTATGTCATACATGGACCCACGCTCTCATCAAATTTTACAAGTGCAAGCGATTGGCAAAACAGTTGCAAATGATCACTTTAATCCGGCTAAAGTTCTTCTTTCTGACTGGAGTGTTTATTACCCTCCTTCCATCTGGCCGTTACTGGAAGAGAAAAAGTAA